A region from the Algoriphagus machipongonensis genome encodes:
- the yiaK gene encoding 3-dehydro-L-gulonate 2-dehydrogenase: MEDLRIPYQEIASQLEKQLLKFGFESEAANKCAALFAKTDLDGVRSHGVNRFPLFIDFIKKGLVNPSASPKIESSLGVFERYDGQLGPGNLNASFAMSRAIEISSEFGIGCVALKNTNHWMRGGTYGWQAVESGKIGLCFTNTKANMPAWGGSEPKLGNNPLIIAIPRKNGPVILDMAMSQFAYGKLANYARSEMNAPYPAGFDEDGELTTDPKPIIKNEMALPAGMWKGAGLSLVIDMLAALLSGGDSTHQVNKTGTEIGLSQVFLCFDPKKLELEAWFDETCDKIIEDLKTSSVFEGQKVFYPGESVLRNRKENLEKGVPVNKRIWNQILNELEK; the protein is encoded by the coding sequence ATGGAAGACCTTAGAATACCTTATCAAGAAATTGCTAGCCAGCTGGAGAAGCAATTGCTGAAATTTGGTTTTGAATCCGAAGCAGCAAACAAATGTGCAGCTCTATTTGCAAAAACTGACCTGGACGGGGTGCGTTCTCATGGCGTTAACCGATTTCCTTTGTTTATTGATTTTATCAAAAAAGGTTTAGTAAACCCTTCAGCATCCCCAAAAATTGAAAGTAGTCTGGGGGTTTTTGAACGCTATGATGGGCAATTGGGGCCGGGTAATCTCAATGCCTCGTTTGCGATGTCCAGAGCTATTGAAATCTCATCTGAATTCGGGATAGGTTGTGTGGCTTTAAAAAACACAAACCATTGGATGCGTGGTGGGACCTATGGCTGGCAGGCTGTTGAATCAGGGAAAATTGGTCTTTGCTTCACTAATACCAAAGCCAACATGCCTGCTTGGGGAGGAAGTGAACCGAAGTTGGGAAACAATCCCTTGATAATTGCCATCCCTAGGAAAAATGGCCCCGTGATTTTGGATATGGCGATGTCTCAGTTTGCCTATGGAAAGTTGGCAAATTATGCAAGATCAGAAATGAATGCACCTTATCCGGCAGGTTTTGATGAGGATGGCGAATTGACAACTGACCCCAAGCCCATTATAAAAAATGAGATGGCCTTACCAGCAGGAATGTGGAAAGGAGCTGGTTTGTCATTGGTAATAGATATGCTAGCAGCGCTACTTTCTGGGGGTGATAGCACGCATCAGGTAAATAAAACGGGGACAGAAATCGGGCTATCCCAAGTTTTTCTATGCTTTGATCCAAAGAAGTTGGAATTGGAGGCTTGGTTTGACGAAACCTGTGATAAGATTATTGAGGATTTAAAGACCTCATCAGTTTTTGAAGGGCAAAAAGTTTTTTATCCTGGGGAAAGTGTATTGAGAAACCGAAAAGAGAATCTGGAAAAAGGTGTTCCAGTAAATAAGCGTATTTGGAATCAGATTTTAAATGAATTGGAAAAATGA
- a CDS encoding rhamnogalacturonan acetylesterase, which yields MKTIFLLLTTVCLAILTLIPKIGEKDEITFFLVGDSTMADKPYAGSNPEKGWGQVFPLYFKEGIRFENHAKNGRSAKSFRDEGRWDVVMKSLKPGDYVLIEFAHNDQKINKEDKDAYADSSFRENLTRFIVEVREKKGNPVLATPISRRSFDENQVLIDSHGRYSEVVREVAAQMQVPLFELHKKTVALIEQFGFEKSKELFLHYRPGDYSVFPEGKEDNTHLSPTGAFKVCDLAVEELKRELPELEKFLKE from the coding sequence ATGAAAACTATTTTCTTGTTATTAACAACAGTTTGTTTGGCTATTCTTACTCTGATTCCAAAAATTGGAGAGAAAGATGAAATCACTTTTTTTCTTGTTGGGGATTCCACGATGGCTGATAAACCGTATGCAGGTAGCAACCCAGAAAAAGGATGGGGACAAGTTTTTCCACTCTATTTCAAGGAAGGAATCCGATTTGAAAATCATGCTAAGAATGGCAGAAGCGCGAAGAGTTTTAGAGATGAAGGCAGATGGGATGTAGTGATGAAAAGCCTCAAGCCAGGTGATTATGTGCTAATTGAATTTGCCCATAATGATCAGAAAATCAATAAGGAGGATAAGGATGCCTATGCAGATTCAAGTTTTAGGGAAAATTTGACAAGGTTTATTGTAGAAGTGAGGGAAAAGAAAGGAAACCCAGTCCTTGCTACCCCGATTTCCAGAAGAAGCTTTGATGAGAACCAAGTTTTGATTGATTCACATGGTCGCTACTCTGAGGTAGTTAGAGAAGTTGCCGCTCAAATGCAGGTCCCTTTATTCGAACTTCATAAAAAGACTGTTGCGCTTATCGAGCAATTTGGATTTGAAAAATCCAAGGAATTATTTCTTCACTATAGACCGGGAGACTATTCAGTTTTTCCAGAAGGAAAGGAAGACAATACTCACCTTTCTCCCACAGGAGCTTTTAAAGTATGTGATCTTGCCGTTGAGGAATTGAAAAGAGAACTTCCAGAATTAGAAAAGTTTCTAAAAGAATGA
- a CDS encoding VOC family protein yields the protein MKFEHFAINVPDAKAVSDWYEKYLGLSVKKKMAESPNMTFLADDSGTVMLEIYNNPKGETLSFDQLHPLAVHLALVSSDPTADKARLIEAGATEFSDDILPDGSHLVMLRDPWGICLQLCKRAVPMI from the coding sequence ATGAAATTTGAACACTTCGCAATAAATGTCCCGGATGCTAAAGCAGTTTCTGACTGGTATGAAAAGTACCTTGGCCTTTCAGTAAAAAAGAAAATGGCTGAATCGCCCAATATGACTTTCCTTGCAGATGACAGTGGGACGGTGATGCTTGAAATTTATAATAACCCCAAAGGAGAAACTTTGAGTTTTGATCAATTGCATCCACTTGCAGTTCACCTTGCTTTAGTTTCCAGCGACCCCACAGCAGACAAAGCTCGATTAATAGAAGCTGGTGCTACAGAATTTTCCGATGATATTTTACCTGACGGTTCTCATCTTGTCATGCTAAGAGATCCATGGGGGATATGTCTTCAGCTTTGCAAAAGAGCCGTTCCAATGATTTAA